A window from Neobacillus sp. PS3-40 encodes these proteins:
- a CDS encoding BMP family ABC transporter substrate-binding protein has protein sequence MKKRKLGLALSLVLAAGTLLGACGKTTDNNTDTSKGGNKVKAYKVSMVTDVGGVDDKSFNQSAWKGLQDYGKENNLTKGKDGFDYLQSTSDADYSTNLNTLSRQGYDLVFGIGFLMHNAVDEIAKQQTDKKFAIIDDEVKEPNVASVLFKEQEAAFLAGVASALQTKTNKIGFIGGMKIPVIERFEAGFLAGVQAAKPEAKVDVQYSGAFDKAELGQTIASKMYSSGDDVVFHAAGATGNGLFKEATDLKKKDPSREIWAVGVDQDQSFMGPDVVLTSAMKRVDLAVKDISTKSKDGNFPGGKTTIYGLAEDGVGLAPVNSNASSKDAIDKAVKEWTDKIKSGSVKVPATLEELKTFKAQ, from the coding sequence TTGAAAAAGCGTAAACTTGGATTGGCGCTGTCACTCGTACTTGCTGCTGGTACACTTCTAGGAGCTTGCGGAAAAACAACTGACAACAACACCGACACCTCAAAAGGTGGAAATAAAGTAAAAGCTTACAAAGTTTCGATGGTTACTGATGTTGGCGGTGTGGATGACAAATCATTCAATCAATCCGCTTGGAAAGGCCTTCAAGACTATGGTAAAGAAAACAACTTAACAAAAGGCAAAGACGGTTTCGATTACCTACAATCTACTTCAGATGCTGATTATTCAACAAACTTAAATACACTATCACGTCAAGGGTATGACTTAGTCTTCGGAATTGGTTTCTTAATGCATAATGCAGTGGATGAAATTGCAAAACAACAAACAGACAAAAAATTTGCTATCATTGATGACGAAGTAAAAGAGCCAAATGTTGCTAGCGTTCTATTTAAAGAGCAAGAAGCTGCCTTCCTTGCAGGCGTAGCATCAGCTCTTCAAACAAAAACGAACAAAATTGGTTTTATCGGTGGTATGAAAATTCCTGTTATCGAACGATTTGAAGCTGGGTTCTTAGCTGGTGTTCAAGCTGCTAAGCCAGAAGCAAAAGTTGATGTTCAATATTCAGGCGCATTTGATAAAGCAGAACTTGGTCAAACAATTGCTTCTAAAATGTATTCTTCTGGTGATGACGTAGTATTCCATGCTGCTGGTGCAACTGGAAATGGTCTATTTAAAGAAGCAACTGACTTAAAGAAAAAAGATCCATCGCGTGAAATATGGGCTGTTGGTGTAGACCAAGACCAAAGCTTTATGGGTCCTGATGTAGTTCTAACATCTGCAATGAAACGTGTAGATCTTGCTGTTAAAGACATTTCTACAAAATCTAAAGATGGTAACTTCCCTGGTGGAAAAACAACTATTTACGGTTTAGCTGAAGATGGTGTGGGTCTAGCACCTGTTAACAGTAATGCTTCAAGCAAAGATGCAATTGATAAGGCTGTAAAAGAATGGACAGATAAAATTAAATCTGGTTCAGTAAAAGTTCCTGCAACTCTTGAGGAATTAAAAACGTTTAAAGCACAATAA
- a CDS encoding ABC transporter ATP-binding protein: MEYVIEMLNIRKEFGNFVANDNITLQLKKGEIHALLGENGAGKTTLMNVLFGLYQPEQGEIRVNGKSVKISNPNIANDLGIGMVHQHFMLVDKFTVTENIILGKEITTAGRINLKKAEKEVREISERYGLSVDPQAKISDISVGMQQRVEILKTLYRGAEILIFDEPTAVLTPQEIKELINIMKTLIKEGKSIILITHKLKEIMEVADRCTVIRKGKGIGTVNVSETNPNELANLMVGREVVFKTEKIKSNPKQDVLLVKDLVVKDTRGITVVNKLSLSVRAGEIVGIAGVDGNGQTELIEAITGLRKSENGSIKVNNKELFGYSPRKITESGVAHIPQDRHKHGLVLNYPIAENMVLQTYYKKPFSKNGILNFKEIYAKAKKLITEFDVRTPSEFALARALSGGNQQKAIIGREVDRNPDLLIAAQPTRGLDVGAIEFIHKRLIEQRDNGKAVLLISFELDEIMNVSDRIAVIYEGKIVAVVDPKETTEQELGLLMAGSNRKEAGEVTHV, encoded by the coding sequence ATGGAATATGTTATAGAAATGCTTAATATCCGTAAAGAATTTGGCAATTTTGTAGCAAATGATAATATTACTCTCCAATTAAAAAAAGGCGAAATTCACGCCCTACTTGGTGAAAACGGTGCAGGAAAAACTACATTGATGAACGTTCTTTTTGGATTATACCAGCCAGAACAAGGTGAAATTCGTGTAAATGGAAAATCTGTAAAAATATCGAATCCAAACATTGCGAATGATCTAGGAATCGGAATGGTTCACCAGCATTTTATGCTTGTTGATAAATTTACAGTTACAGAAAATATCATCTTAGGTAAAGAAATTACAACTGCTGGGAGAATAAATTTAAAAAAGGCTGAAAAAGAAGTTCGTGAAATTTCAGAACGATATGGGTTATCCGTAGACCCTCAAGCAAAGATATCGGATATTAGTGTCGGTATGCAACAAAGGGTTGAGATTTTAAAAACCTTGTACCGGGGGGCTGAAATATTAATTTTTGATGAGCCTACCGCAGTACTTACACCACAAGAAATTAAAGAACTAATCAATATTATGAAGACACTTATTAAAGAAGGCAAATCTATAATCTTAATTACTCATAAATTAAAAGAAATTATGGAGGTTGCCGATCGCTGTACGGTTATTCGTAAAGGAAAAGGAATTGGAACAGTCAATGTTAGTGAGACCAATCCCAATGAACTTGCCAATCTGATGGTCGGACGTGAGGTTGTCTTTAAAACAGAAAAAATCAAATCTAATCCTAAGCAAGACGTCCTTCTGGTAAAAGATTTAGTTGTAAAGGATACCAGAGGAATTACTGTTGTTAATAAACTAAGTTTGTCCGTGCGAGCTGGTGAGATTGTAGGAATCGCTGGTGTTGATGGGAATGGTCAAACAGAATTAATAGAAGCCATAACGGGTTTACGAAAGTCGGAAAATGGAAGTATTAAAGTTAATAACAAAGAATTGTTTGGCTATAGTCCGCGAAAAATTACTGAATCCGGAGTTGCTCATATCCCACAAGATCGACATAAGCATGGGCTAGTATTAAATTATCCAATTGCAGAGAATATGGTTTTGCAAACGTATTATAAAAAACCGTTCTCCAAGAATGGAATCTTAAATTTCAAAGAAATTTATGCGAAAGCCAAAAAATTAATTACTGAATTCGATGTTCGTACTCCAAGTGAATTCGCATTAGCACGTGCATTATCTGGAGGAAATCAACAAAAGGCAATTATAGGACGTGAGGTTGACCGCAATCCAGACTTGCTTATTGCTGCACAACCGACCCGTGGTTTAGATGTTGGAGCAATCGAGTTTATTCATAAACGGTTGATTGAACAACGTGATAATGGCAAAGCAGTATTACTCATATCATTTGAACTAGATGAAATCATGAATGTAAGTGATCGGATTGCTGTTATTTATGAGGGGAAAATTGTAGCGGTTGTTGATCCTAAAGAAACAACTGAGCAAGAATTAGGGCTACTGATGGCCGGCTCGAATCGAAAAGAAGCGGGGGAAGTAACACATGTCTAA
- a CDS encoding ABC transporter permease, producing the protein MSKRLRDLLTPLIAVILGIVVGTIIMLVSGYNPVAAYAALWNGAFGDVYYTGEVIRQVTPYILAGLAVAFAFRVGLFNIGVEGQFIVGWLAAVWVGIAFDLPKVIHLPLAILAAMVAGGLWAFVPGLLKARFRVHEVIVTIMMNYIALHTVNYIINNKLNTGSSKTAMIRESASLRSEWMQTFTTHSTMHWGIIVAIIACFVMWFLLEKTTRGFELRAVGFNQDAAHYAGMSVNQNIILSMVISGCFAGIAGAMEGLGTFGYMAVQGGFSGVGFTGIAVALLGGNTALGVFFAAALFGSLKIGALSMPLEAGVPKELVDIIIALIVFFVASSYIIRIVLDRFSKKEVK; encoded by the coding sequence ATGTCTAAACGCCTACGCGATTTATTAACGCCTCTTATTGCTGTTATATTAGGGATAGTTGTTGGAACCATTATCATGTTAGTAAGTGGTTATAATCCAGTAGCAGCCTACGCAGCATTATGGAATGGTGCTTTTGGTGATGTCTATTATACTGGGGAAGTAATTAGACAAGTAACACCATATATTCTAGCAGGTCTAGCTGTAGCTTTTGCATTCCGTGTGGGATTGTTTAACATCGGAGTAGAAGGCCAATTTATCGTAGGATGGCTTGCAGCTGTATGGGTCGGGATTGCTTTTGATTTACCAAAAGTTATTCATTTACCACTTGCTATCTTAGCAGCAATGGTTGCTGGCGGATTATGGGCTTTCGTTCCAGGCTTGTTAAAAGCACGATTCCGCGTTCATGAAGTAATTGTCACAATCATGATGAACTATATTGCTTTACACACTGTCAATTACATCATTAACAATAAATTAAATACAGGTTCCTCTAAAACGGCTATGATCCGCGAATCTGCTTCATTGCGTTCAGAATGGATGCAAACCTTTACAACCCACTCTACTATGCATTGGGGAATAATAGTAGCAATTATTGCATGTTTCGTTATGTGGTTCTTATTGGAAAAAACTACGAGAGGATTTGAATTGCGTGCTGTTGGTTTTAACCAAGATGCAGCACATTATGCTGGAATGAGTGTGAATCAAAATATTATACTTTCCATGGTTATTTCCGGATGTTTTGCTGGAATCGCAGGTGCTATGGAAGGATTAGGAACATTCGGCTATATGGCAGTACAGGGTGGTTTTTCGGGAGTTGGATTTACCGGTATCGCTGTCGCTTTATTAGGTGGCAACACAGCCCTCGGAGTATTTTTTGCTGCAGCTTTATTCGGATCTTTAAAAATTGGTGCTTTATCTATGCCACTTGAAGCGGGAGTACCAAAAGAGCTAGTTGATATTATCATTGCCTTGATTGTATTCTTTGTTGCTTCAAGTTATATCATAAGAATAGTACTTGATCGATTCAGTAAGAAGGAGGTGAAGTAA
- a CDS encoding ABC transporter permease → MSFMQILTIIIPSTLLWAAPLIFTALGGVFSERSGVVNIGLEGLMVIGAFSAIVFNLTFASTFGSATPWISLLVAMVAGAIFSILHAVASITFRADHTVSGVAINLLATGLTLFLVKLIYNKGETDIIQNSFGKIDVPILKDIPFIGKIFFQNTYWTSFVAILIAILAWYIIYKTPFGLRLRSVGEHPMAADTMGINVTKMRYLGVIISGALGGIGGGVYAESISSNFSHSTISGQGFMALAAMIFGKWHPIGAMGAALFFGFAQSISIIGSSLPLLKTIPDVYLLIAPYVLTILALTGFIGRAEAPKADGIHYIKGSR, encoded by the coding sequence GTGAGCTTCATGCAAATTTTAACTATTATCATTCCATCTACGTTGTTATGGGCTGCTCCACTTATCTTCACTGCTTTAGGCGGTGTTTTCTCAGAACGTTCTGGTGTTGTCAACATTGGACTTGAAGGTTTAATGGTCATTGGTGCCTTCTCTGCTATTGTCTTTAACTTAACGTTTGCAAGCACATTTGGAAGCGCGACACCATGGATTTCTCTATTAGTTGCTATGGTTGCGGGAGCAATCTTTTCGATTTTGCACGCTGTCGCTTCGATTACATTCCGAGCTGACCATACAGTTTCTGGTGTAGCGATAAACTTACTTGCAACCGGTTTAACATTGTTCCTTGTTAAGTTAATTTATAATAAAGGTGAAACCGATATTATTCAAAATAGTTTTGGCAAAATTGATGTTCCAATTTTAAAGGATATTCCATTTATCGGAAAAATATTTTTCCAAAATACGTATTGGACATCATTTGTCGCAATTCTGATTGCTATTTTAGCTTGGTATATTATTTATAAAACTCCATTTGGATTACGTCTTCGTTCTGTGGGTGAACATCCAATGGCAGCAGATACAATGGGTATCAATGTTACCAAAATGCGTTATCTTGGCGTAATTATTTCGGGTGCTCTTGGTGGAATTGGCGGTGGAGTTTATGCGGAATCTATTTCATCAAACTTTAGCCACTCAACAATCAGTGGTCAAGGCTTTATGGCTCTCGCTGCTATGATTTTTGGTAAATGGCATCCAATTGGTGCAATGGGCGCAGCTTTATTCTTTGGTTTTGCTCAGAGTATCAGTATTATTGGATCAAGCTTACCATTATTAAAAACTATTCCAGATGTGTATTTGTTAATTGCACCTTATGTTTTAACAATCCTCGCTTTAACTGGATTTATCGGCCGTGCTGAAGCACCGAAGGCAGATGGCATTCATTATATAAAAGGAAGCAGATAA
- the yfmF gene encoding EF-P 5-aminopentanol modification-associated protein YfmF, translating to MEELSEKVIEMQGYKLHIVETDKYKTNTIVWKMKAPLTKENVTKRALLPQVLQSSSEKYPTTTALRSYLDELYGATFFVDLGKKGEYHVMSFSIEIANEKFLMDPSPLLQKGFEFLAGALTKPNLVGAGFDPETIEKEKRSLKQRIQSVFDDKMRYSNLRLIQEMCKGEPYALEVNGELDEVDSITAESLYTYFQKAFQEDEMDLYFIGAVKEEEVKKLVSGLLQFPDRTPQKQDTSENIKVEKVQDVKEQQDVKQGKLNMGYRTNVKYGDQDYYALQVFNGILGGFSHSKLFINVREKASLAYYAASRLESHKGLMMVMSGIDLKNYDQAIGIIHEQMDAMKKGDFTDAELEQTKAVIQNQMLETIDTSRGLIEVLYHNVVAHVDIKLDTWLTEMQKVTKEEITAVAEKIELDTIYFLTGMEAGK from the coding sequence ATGGAAGAATTATCAGAAAAGGTTATAGAAATGCAGGGCTATAAACTCCATATTGTTGAAACAGATAAATATAAAACGAATACTATTGTTTGGAAAATGAAAGCACCATTAACAAAGGAAAATGTGACAAAGAGAGCCTTGCTTCCCCAGGTTTTACAAAGTAGTTCAGAAAAGTACCCGACAACTACTGCACTAAGATCCTATTTAGACGAATTATATGGAGCTACTTTTTTTGTTGATCTAGGCAAAAAAGGTGAATATCATGTAATGAGTTTTTCGATTGAAATTGCGAATGAAAAGTTTTTGATGGATCCAAGCCCATTGCTGCAAAAAGGATTTGAATTTTTAGCTGGAGCTTTAACAAAACCAAATCTTGTTGGTGCTGGCTTTGATCCGGAAACCATCGAAAAAGAAAAAAGATCGTTGAAACAACGAATTCAGTCAGTCTTTGATGACAAAATGCGCTATTCAAATCTTCGCCTTATCCAGGAGATGTGCAAAGGAGAGCCATATGCTCTTGAAGTAAATGGTGAGTTAGACGAAGTTGATTCAATTACAGCTGAAAGTTTATATACGTATTTTCAAAAAGCCTTTCAAGAGGACGAAATGGACCTCTATTTTATTGGTGCCGTGAAAGAAGAGGAAGTAAAAAAACTTGTATCAGGACTTTTACAATTTCCAGATCGCACACCGCAAAAACAAGACACTAGTGAAAACATAAAGGTAGAAAAAGTCCAAGATGTTAAAGAACAGCAGGATGTGAAACAAGGAAAGTTAAATATGGGATACCGGACAAATGTAAAATATGGTGATCAAGATTATTATGCACTTCAAGTCTTTAATGGCATTTTGGGAGGTTTTTCGCACTCGAAGTTATTTATCAACGTTCGAGAAAAGGCAAGCCTTGCCTATTATGCTGCTAGTCGCCTTGAGAGTCATAAAGGGTTAATGATGGTTATGTCGGGGATCGATTTAAAGAATTACGATCAGGCTATTGGGATCATTCATGAACAAATGGATGCCATGAAAAAAGGTGATTTTACAGATGCAGAGTTAGAGCAAACCAAAGCGGTGATTCAAAATCAAATGCTTGAAACGATTGATACATCACGTGGTTTGATTGAGGTTCTCTATCATAATGTTGTTGCACATGTTGATATCAAATTAGATACATGGCTAACAGAAATGCAAAAAGTAACGAAAGAAGAAATTACTGCAGTAGCTGAAAAAATCGAATTGGATACAATTTATTTTCTAACTGGAATGGAGGCGGGCAAATAA
- the yfmH gene encoding EF-P 5-aminopentanol modification-associated protein YfmH has product MEKLSFDQLQEELFHEKLSNGLNVYILPKKGFNKTFATFTTKYGSIDNNFVPLGKQEYTKVPDGIAHFLEHKLFEKEDGDVFQQFSRQGASANAFTSFTRTAYLFSSTADVERNLETLVDFVQDPYFSEKTVEKEKGIIGQEITMYDDNPDWRLYFGLIQNLYQNHPVKIDIAGTIESIAPITKDLLYECYNTFYHPSNMLLFIVGPVDPTAIMNQVRENQAKKEYKDQLEIKRKFDTEPVQAAEKKQVMEMNVQTSKCLVGIKALHVDQTGEEMLKNELTMNVLLDLLFSKSSENYNQLYSEGLIDETFSYDYTQEQGFGFAMVGGDTGEPDQLADRIKKIFFNVLGSTFTEDQLERAKKKKIGAFLRAINSPEYIANQFTRYAFNDMNLFDVVPTMEKITLSDVQTLASEVIEEERFSVCQVVPKKK; this is encoded by the coding sequence ATGGAGAAACTATCGTTTGACCAGCTTCAAGAAGAATTATTTCATGAAAAGCTTTCAAATGGCCTAAATGTCTATATTCTTCCAAAAAAGGGATTCAATAAAACGTTTGCAACATTTACGACTAAGTATGGATCTATTGACAATAACTTTGTTCCATTAGGTAAGCAAGAATATACAAAGGTCCCAGATGGAATTGCTCACTTTTTAGAGCACAAGCTTTTTGAAAAAGAAGATGGCGATGTTTTCCAGCAATTTAGCCGCCAGGGTGCTTCTGCAAATGCTTTTACTTCTTTTACTCGCACCGCCTATTTATTTTCAAGTACTGCAGATGTAGAAAGAAATTTGGAAACATTAGTTGATTTTGTTCAAGATCCATATTTCTCAGAAAAGACAGTTGAAAAGGAAAAAGGTATTATTGGCCAAGAAATTACCATGTATGATGACAATCCTGATTGGCGTTTGTATTTCGGTTTAATCCAAAACTTATATCAAAACCATCCAGTCAAAATTGATATAGCTGGAACAATTGAATCAATCGCACCTATTACAAAAGACTTGCTTTATGAATGCTATAATACGTTCTATCATCCAAGCAACATGCTGTTATTTATAGTCGGGCCTGTTGATCCAACTGCAATCATGAATCAAGTAAGGGAAAATCAGGCGAAGAAAGAGTATAAAGATCAGCTAGAGATAAAAAGAAAATTTGATACTGAACCTGTTCAAGCAGCAGAAAAGAAACAGGTTATGGAAATGAATGTTCAAACATCGAAATGTTTGGTAGGTATCAAAGCCCTTCATGTGGATCAAACCGGTGAGGAAATGTTGAAAAATGAACTCACCATGAATGTTCTTCTTGACCTACTATTTAGTAAAAGCTCCGAAAATTATAATCAACTTTATAGCGAAGGTCTGATTGATGAGACATTTTCTTACGACTATACACAGGAGCAGGGCTTTGGCTTTGCCATGGTTGGTGGAGATACGGGAGAACCTGATCAATTAGCAGATAGAATCAAAAAGATATTTTTTAATGTATTGGGATCTACTTTTACAGAAGATCAATTGGAAAGAGCAAAAAAGAAAAAAATTGGTGCATTCCTTAGGGCTATTAATTCACCAGAATATATTGCAAACCAATTTACTCGTTATGCATTTAATGATATGAATTTATTTGATGTAGTACCAACAATGGAAAAAATCACGTTGAGTGATGTGCAAACTCTTGCATCAGAAGTCATCGAAGAGGAGCGTTTCTCCGTTTGTCAGGTAGTTCCAAAGAAAAAATAA
- the ymfI gene encoding elongation factor P 5-aminopentanone reductase — translation MIKHALITGASGGIGQAIAIKLASKGYHLYLHYNRNENGMKILLEKLHSFGGEYIPIQADLSQSDGYKEIVNQIFSIDDVIHCSGNSINGLLVDLKQEEAEALMNVHVISPLMLSKELLPKLISKRSGTIIVVSSIWGQTGASCEVAYSAVKGAQISFVKALSKEVALNGVRVNAIAPGAVETPMMNYLNDEELNALTDEIPMGRLGLPEEIANGVSFLLSEQATYITGQVLAINGGWYT, via the coding sequence ATGATAAAACATGCGCTTATTACAGGTGCGAGTGGTGGAATTGGACAAGCGATTGCCATTAAACTTGCCTCAAAAGGGTATCATCTATATTTGCATTACAATCGGAATGAAAATGGAATGAAAATTTTATTGGAAAAGTTGCATTCCTTTGGTGGAGAGTACATACCGATTCAGGCTGATTTATCTCAATCGGATGGATATAAAGAAATTGTGAACCAAATTTTTTCCATTGATGATGTAATTCATTGCAGTGGAAACAGCATTAATGGATTACTAGTTGATTTAAAGCAAGAAGAGGCAGAAGCGTTAATGAATGTCCATGTGATTAGCCCCTTGATGTTATCAAAAGAACTACTTCCAAAGTTAATTAGTAAAAGGTCCGGTACTATTATTGTTGTTTCCTCCATTTGGGGGCAAACAGGTGCATCATGTGAGGTGGCCTATTCTGCCGTTAAAGGCGCACAAATTTCGTTTGTTAAAGCATTAAGCAAAGAAGTAGCGCTAAATGGCGTCCGTGTCAATGCAATAGCTCCAGGCGCCGTTGAAACACCAATGATGAATTACTTAAATGATGAAGAACTAAATGCGCTGACTGATGAAATTCCAATGGGGAGACTGGGGTTGCCTGAGGAAATAGCGAACGGAGTTTCATTTTTGCTATCTGAGCAGGCCACATATATTACAGGGCAGGTACTCGCAATTAATGGTGGCTGGTACACATAA
- a CDS encoding DUF3243 domain-containing protein yields MSVLDNWKQWEDFLADRLHHAQNAGMNKDAVGDLAYQIGDYLSQQVDPKNEQERILSDLWSVADKDEQHAIANIMVKLIQNNGNR; encoded by the coding sequence ATGTCTGTTTTAGATAACTGGAAACAATGGGAGGACTTTCTTGCCGATCGACTTCATCATGCACAAAACGCTGGTATGAATAAAGATGCCGTCGGTGACCTTGCCTATCAAATTGGTGACTACTTATCACAACAAGTAGATCCTAAAAATGAGCAGGAAAGAATTCTGTCAGATCTATGGTCAGTAGCAGATAAAGATGAGCAACATGCAATAGCTAATATCATGGTAAAACTTATTCAAAACAACGGAAATCGTTAA
- a CDS encoding YmfK family protein produces MGEKEWYLEYEIQKNRPGLLGDISSLLGMMKINIVTINGVDEGRRGLLMIAKDDDQIERLESIIHTMDTIKLIKLREPKLRDRLAVRHGRYIQRDADDKKTFRFVRDELGLLVDFMAELFKQEGHKLIGIRGMPRVGKTESIVAASVCASKRWLFLSSTLLKQTIRNQLIEDEYNENNLFILDGIVSTKRGNERHLQLVREIMRLSAVKIVEHPDIFVQNTEYTLEDFDYIIELRNESEEEITYDLVEKSNIFAGSEDFDF; encoded by the coding sequence ATGGGAGAAAAAGAGTGGTATTTAGAATATGAAATTCAGAAAAATCGACCTGGGCTTTTAGGCGACATTTCTTCTCTTTTAGGAATGATGAAGATTAATATTGTTACGATTAATGGCGTTGATGAGGGAAGGCGCGGCCTTTTAATGATAGCGAAAGATGATGACCAAATTGAGCGCCTAGAGTCAATTATACATACAATGGATACAATAAAATTAATCAAGCTTAGAGAACCAAAACTTAGAGATCGACTTGCAGTAAGACACGGGCGGTATATTCAAAGAGACGCAGATGATAAGAAAACATTTCGATTTGTAAGAGATGAGCTTGGCTTATTGGTTGATTTTATGGCAGAATTGTTTAAACAGGAAGGACATAAGTTGATTGGAATTCGTGGAATGCCTCGGGTTGGTAAAACAGAATCAATTGTTGCCGCAAGTGTTTGTGCTAGTAAGCGATGGTTATTTCTCTCATCAACTCTTTTAAAACAAACAATTCGTAATCAACTAATCGAAGATGAATATAACGAAAATAATTTATTTATCCTGGATGGGATTGTTTCAACCAAAAGAGGAAACGAGCGCCATCTCCAGCTTGTTCGTGAAATTATGCGTTTATCAGCTGTTAAAATTGTAGAGCATCCTGATATTTTCGTTCAAAATACAGAATATACGCTTGAAGATTTTGATTATATCATTGAATTACGTAACGAATCAGAAGAAGAAATCACTTATGATCTGGTAGAAAAAAGCAATATATTCGCGGGGTCTGAAGATTTTGATTTTTAA
- a CDS encoding RodZ domain-containing protein — protein MTELGNRLKEARLANGLSLEDLQAITKIQKRYLIGIENGDFSAMPGSFYVRAFIKQYAEAVQLDHDEIFETYKAEIPVAYHERLPEQLSRVKTHKTLTDRNPKIFDVLPKILIGIFIIGAAALIYYYFLTHNAGNNSKESINNQNATANLAKSDNFKSVKASEKKKKKTNVKKVDSNENSTQTEVPTQEIALVQKGGSRSTYELKNTDKFVVKLVSNGQTWVNIKNGKGYSFFQGMLNKDGTNTQTVDLTKESDAVLVIGRTIDTDIFVNDQKLEYATPPTQVVRQDITIHFVPKNK, from the coding sequence TTGACGGAATTAGGTAATCGACTGAAAGAGGCCCGATTAGCCAATGGTTTAAGTTTGGAGGATTTACAAGCCATAACCAAAATACAAAAAAGGTATTTAATAGGAATTGAAAATGGCGATTTTTCTGCCATGCCAGGGAGCTTTTATGTTAGAGCTTTTATTAAGCAATACGCAGAAGCTGTTCAGCTTGACCATGATGAAATTTTTGAGACGTATAAAGCTGAAATTCCTGTAGCATATCATGAACGTTTGCCTGAACAGTTATCACGAGTAAAAACACATAAAACACTAACAGATCGTAATCCAAAGATTTTCGATGTACTGCCTAAGATATTAATTGGTATATTTATAATTGGTGCAGCTGCACTAATCTATTATTATTTTTTGACACACAATGCAGGGAATAATTCTAAAGAATCAATAAATAACCAAAATGCAACTGCAAATTTAGCTAAATCAGACAATTTCAAAAGTGTAAAAGCTTCTGAAAAGAAAAAGAAGAAAACCAATGTCAAAAAAGTAGATTCAAATGAAAATTCTACACAAACAGAGGTTCCAACTCAAGAAATCGCGTTGGTCCAAAAAGGCGGATCACGCTCTACTTATGAGTTGAAAAATACAGATAAATTTGTCGTTAAATTGGTCTCAAATGGTCAGACATGGGTCAATATTAAGAATGGCAAAGGGTACTCCTTTTTCCAAGGGATGCTAAATAAAGACGGCACAAATACTCAAACCGTGGATTTAACAAAGGAAAGTGACGCTGTTTTAGTAATCGGCAGAACGATCGATACGGATATATTTGTGAATGACCAAAAACTTGAGTATGCTACACCACCTACTCAAGTGGTTCGCCAGGACATTACGATTCATTTTGTTCCGAAGAACAAATAG
- the pgsA gene encoding CDP-diacylglycerol--glycerol-3-phosphate 3-phosphatidyltransferase, with product MNLPNKITVSRILLIPIFLIIMLVPFKWGYVHLLGTYLPVTHLVGGLIFILASATDWVDGYLARKYHLVTNMGKFLDPLADKLLVSAALIVLVELGYAPSWIVIIIISREFAITGLRLLLAGAGEVVAANMLGKVKTWAQIVAISALLLHNIIFKAISLPFDQIALYIALIFTIWSGWDYFAKNMHVFKNSK from the coding sequence ATGAATTTACCAAATAAAATAACGGTATCAAGAATTTTATTAATTCCTATTTTCTTGATTATCATGCTTGTACCATTTAAATGGGGTTATGTCCATTTGCTTGGCACATATCTTCCAGTTACTCATTTGGTTGGTGGTTTGATATTTATCCTTGCATCTGCCACAGACTGGGTAGACGGGTATTTAGCACGCAAATATCATCTTGTAACGAATATGGGGAAATTTCTTGATCCACTTGCCGACAAACTGCTTGTTTCTGCGGCGTTAATTGTTCTTGTTGAGCTAGGATATGCTCCTTCATGGATTGTTATTATTATCATTAGTAGAGAGTTTGCGATTACAGGCCTTCGTCTGCTACTTGCGGGCGCAGGGGAAGTTGTTGCAGCAAATATGCTTGGTAAAGTTAAAACATGGGCACAAATTGTTGCTATTTCTGCTCTTCTCTTACATAACATTATTTTTAAAGCTATTTCTCTTCCGTTTGATCAAATTGCCTTATATATTGCCCTTATTTTTACGATTTGGTCTGGCTGGGATTACTTTGCTAAAAACATGCATGTATTTAAAAATTCCAAGTAA